A genomic window from Sulfurospirillum multivorans DSM 12446 includes:
- the def gene encoding peptide deformylase — MIREILVYPNKLLRETSKEVTHFDVHLHTLLHDMYETMVAKEGIGLAAIQVGVPLNVLIINLVDEEGYQTAETLYEMINPVILEKDGITIYQEGCLSVPGYYDEIERAAHIKVVYCDRDGNRCEEEFTDLMAIAVQHEMDHLKGRLFIEKLSYLKRKKFDKEWKKKQKAGK, encoded by the coding sequence TCCCAATAAGCTTTTAAGAGAGACCTCCAAAGAGGTGACGCATTTTGATGTGCATTTGCACACGCTTTTACACGATATGTACGAAACAATGGTTGCCAAAGAGGGTATTGGGCTTGCGGCGATTCAAGTGGGTGTGCCTTTGAACGTACTCATCATCAATCTTGTCGATGAAGAAGGGTACCAAACAGCTGAAACTCTCTATGAAATGATCAATCCCGTCATTCTTGAAAAAGATGGTATTACGATTTATCAAGAGGGATGTTTAAGTGTCCCTGGATATTACGATGAAATCGAGCGTGCTGCGCATATTAAAGTTGTTTATTGTGATCGAGATGGCAACCGATGCGAAGAAGAGTTTACCGATCTGATGGCAATTGCCGTACAACACGAGATGGACCACCTCAAAGGTCGTCTTTTTATCGAAAAACTCTCTTATTTAAAACGTAAAAAATTTGACAAAGAGTGGAAAAAAAAGCAAAAAGCGGGTAAATAA
- a CDS encoding YifB family Mg chelatase-like AAA ATPase: MEEAVALSKVKHAKCATLFGNKAYEVDVESTLVRALPGFNIVGLTDVSIQESRERVKSALSSIDFQFPSQKITINLSPSDLKKEGSHFDLVTALLIAIQKERFTCKDFFIFGELGLDGKIKKTNSMFPIILSLASHTPNLRVLVPNELLAKVHQIPNIEAFGVETLRDALLFFKEKRFETEVPTPHQNFCENALDIENKRYFYSTQFPLDFSDVLGQHRAKRAMLIAAAGMHNLLMEGSPGCGKSMSIKRLRYILPPQSIEEILESNAYQSLQEEDVELSPLRPFRSPHHTSSRPSIFGGGSTQSRAGEIALAHNGILFFDEFPNFSKTVLESLREPLEDHRVLISRVNTKVSYATKFLFAAAQNPCPCGNLFSQTHECRCSEVEINRYKNRISEPIMDRIDLYIQMSEESSKEQGLSSKEMFEQVLKAFVMQKSRGQNELNGKLDEHNTMRFCTLEAKANESLEMAQSRLGLSQRSIHKVLRIARSIADLAQSELILQEHLLEALSFRKR, from the coding sequence GTGGAAGAAGCTGTTGCACTCTCCAAGGTCAAACATGCAAAGTGCGCCACGCTATTTGGGAACAAAGCTTATGAGGTTGATGTAGAATCAACCCTTGTTCGAGCCCTTCCTGGATTTAATATTGTCGGCCTTACCGATGTTTCCATCCAAGAGTCACGCGAGCGCGTAAAATCAGCCCTTTCGAGCATCGATTTCCAATTTCCTTCCCAAAAGATTACGATTAATCTCTCCCCTTCTGATCTTAAAAAAGAGGGAAGCCACTTTGATTTGGTCACGGCCCTGCTTATTGCCATTCAAAAAGAACGCTTTACATGTAAAGATTTTTTCATCTTCGGAGAGCTAGGACTTGATGGCAAAATCAAGAAAACAAACTCCATGTTTCCGATTATCCTTTCCTTAGCTTCGCACACACCTAACCTTCGCGTCTTGGTTCCCAATGAACTCCTCGCCAAAGTGCACCAAATCCCTAATATTGAGGCATTTGGTGTTGAAACCCTGCGTGATGCCCTGCTTTTTTTCAAAGAAAAACGCTTTGAGACTGAAGTGCCTACTCCACACCAAAATTTTTGCGAGAATGCTTTGGACATTGAAAATAAACGCTACTTTTACAGCACGCAGTTTCCACTCGATTTTAGCGATGTTTTAGGACAACACCGTGCCAAACGCGCCATGCTCATCGCCGCAGCGGGCATGCACAACCTTCTCATGGAAGGAAGCCCGGGATGCGGCAAAAGTATGAGCATCAAACGCCTTCGCTACATTTTACCCCCTCAAAGCATCGAAGAAATTTTAGAGTCAAACGCCTATCAATCACTCCAAGAAGAGGACGTGGAGCTAAGCCCCTTGCGCCCTTTTAGGTCGCCACATCACACCTCTTCGCGTCCTTCCATCTTTGGTGGTGGAAGCACCCAAAGCCGCGCAGGTGAAATCGCGCTCGCTCACAATGGCATTTTGTTTTTTGACGAATTTCCCAACTTTTCCAAAACCGTTTTGGAGAGCCTTCGAGAACCTTTAGAAGATCATCGCGTCCTCATCTCTCGGGTCAATACCAAAGTAAGTTACGCGACCAAATTTCTGTTTGCCGCGGCTCAAAATCCTTGCCCATGTGGCAATCTTTTTAGCCAAACACACGAGTGTCGTTGTTCTGAAGTCGAGATCAATCGCTATAAAAACCGCATCTCTGAACCCATTATGGATAGAATCGATCTGTACATTCAGATGAGCGAAGAGAGTTCTAAAGAGCAAGGTCTCAGCTCAAAAGAGATGTTTGAACAGGTGCTAAAAGCCTTTGTCATGCAAAAAAGTCGTGGGCAAAATGAGCTCAATGGCAAACTAGATGAGCACAACACGATGCGTTTTTGCACCCTCGAAGCAAAAGCAAATGAGAGTTTAGAAATGGCACAAAGTCGCTTAGGGCTGAGTCAGCGAAGTATCCACAAAGTGCTTCGCATTGCGCGCTCCATCGCCGATTTGGCACAGAGTGAATTGATCTTACAAGAGCATCTTTTAGAAGCTTTGAGCTTCCGTAAGCGTTAG
- a CDS encoding bifunctional ADP-dependent NAD(P)H-hydrate dehydratase/NAD(P)H-hydrate epimerase: MQYVYEETNRLDERCYKNFDLTPEILMEHAGLALARAVKKKLTCKKSALFVCGMGNNGADGIVAARLLHGMYHVSLYLPYELKSELAKRQLERAKKVGVVVVNELVDADIYIDALFGAGLNRPLDDLTCKLLETLNAKQGYKIACDIPSGILNDLTLSPVIFKANETVTMGALKLALLNDTVKDAIGDIKVANLGIARNQYETPSSNFLLRKSDLKLPLRIKKNSNKGTFGHVAIVQGAKEGAARLAGMGAFHFGAGLVTLLGEKPKKLPIYLMHSDTLPKNANVIVAGMGLEMPFDDAALKTLLLSNTLPLVIDASLSHHPLINDIIASKKPVVLTPHPKEFSAILELTCKEKISVEMIQANRFKHAKHFSLAFPHVVLVLKGANTIIAHKGELFINTYGTPSLAKGGSGDVMSGMIGALLAQGYTPKDAAISASLAHALVSRKFTCNNFALTPMDICKGLKWL; encoded by the coding sequence ATGCAGTACGTCTATGAAGAAACAAACCGTTTAGATGAGCGTTGTTATAAAAATTTTGATTTAACTCCTGAAATTTTGATGGAACATGCAGGGCTTGCGCTCGCTCGCGCTGTGAAAAAAAAGCTTACATGTAAAAAGAGTGCGCTCTTTGTCTGTGGCATGGGGAACAATGGAGCGGATGGCATTGTTGCGGCACGGTTGCTTCATGGCATGTATCATGTGAGCCTTTATCTCCCCTATGAGCTTAAATCTGAGCTTGCCAAACGCCAACTAGAACGTGCCAAAAAAGTGGGTGTTGTCGTGGTCAATGAACTCGTCGATGCTGATATCTACATCGATGCACTCTTTGGCGCGGGGCTCAATCGTCCTTTAGATGATCTTACATGTAAACTGCTCGAAACACTCAACGCGAAGCAAGGCTACAAAATTGCCTGCGACATTCCCAGTGGCATTTTGAATGATTTAACGCTGAGTCCTGTCATTTTCAAAGCCAATGAAACCGTGACGATGGGCGCTTTGAAGCTAGCTCTTTTGAATGACACGGTTAAAGACGCCATAGGTGATATCAAAGTCGCCAATCTGGGCATCGCGCGAAATCAGTATGAAACACCTAGCTCCAACTTTCTGCTTCGTAAAAGCGATCTCAAACTCCCACTTCGCATCAAAAAAAACAGCAACAAAGGCACTTTTGGACACGTTGCCATTGTGCAAGGCGCCAAAGAGGGCGCGGCACGACTTGCAGGAATGGGCGCATTTCATTTTGGCGCTGGGCTTGTGACACTTCTTGGCGAAAAGCCAAAAAAATTGCCTATTTATCTGATGCACAGCGATACACTGCCCAAAAATGCCAATGTGATTGTCGCAGGCATGGGGCTTGAAATGCCATTTGATGATGCAGCGCTTAAAACGCTTTTGCTCTCCAACACACTACCCCTAGTTATCGATGCTTCATTATCACATCATCCGCTGATAAACGACATCATCGCATCCAAAAAACCCGTCGTTTTAACCCCACACCCCAAAGAATTTAGCGCGATTTTAGAGCTTACATGTAAAGAAAAAATCAGTGTCGAAATGATCCAAGCTAACCGCTTTAAACACGCCAAACATTTCAGCCTTGCCTTTCCCCATGTCGTACTCGTTCTCAAAGGTGCAAACACCATCATCGCGCACAAGGGCGAGCTTTTCATCAACACCTATGGCACGCCTTCCCTTGCCAAAGGCGGCAGTGGCGATGTCATGTCTGGCATGATAGGAGCACTTTTAGCCCAAGGCTACACCCCAAAAGATGCGGCAATCAGTGCCTCTTTGGCGCATGCACTCGTCTCACGTAAGTTTACATGTAATAATTTTGCGCTCACCCCGATGGATATTTGTAAAGGTCTTAAATGGTTATAA
- the purN gene encoding phosphoribosylglycinamide formyltransferase, with translation MVIKKIAILFSGEGSNLEKLLACLHNQVFEHCKIKVAIAICNRPNAAGIEKSRSYGIEPLIIDHARYESREAFDEALVEAIHHSGAELTVLAGFMRFLTPYFTQQVKAINLHPSLLPLFKGGNAIKESFDSPMKVAGISVHYVSEELDGGEIIAQRCFEKSEGMSLEDFEAKIHTLEHELLPETVKNLLNRN, from the coding sequence ATGGTTATAAAGAAAATTGCTATTTTATTCAGTGGAGAAGGAAGTAATTTGGAAAAATTGCTCGCGTGCCTTCACAATCAAGTATTTGAACACTGTAAAATCAAAGTTGCAATCGCCATTTGCAACCGCCCCAACGCCGCAGGAATCGAAAAGTCACGCAGTTACGGCATAGAACCTCTCATCATCGATCATGCGCGCTATGAGAGCCGTGAAGCCTTTGATGAAGCCCTTGTCGAGGCTATCCATCACAGTGGTGCCGAACTGACCGTGCTGGCTGGCTTTATGCGTTTTCTCACCCCGTATTTCACACAACAGGTTAAAGCGATCAATTTACATCCCTCACTCCTTCCACTTTTTAAGGGAGGCAATGCTATAAAAGAGAGCTTTGATTCACCGATGAAGGTCGCTGGCATCAGCGTTCACTACGTCAGTGAAGAGCTCGATGGTGGTGAAATCATCGCGCAACGCTGTTTTGAGAAAAGTGAAGGCATGAGCTTAGAAGATTTTGAAGCTAAAATCCACACACTTGAACACGAACTCCTTCCCGAAACCGTGAAAAATTTACTCAATAGGAACTAA
- a CDS encoding thiazole synthase — MNDILKVGNIEFASRLIVGSGKYPDFQTTKDATLASGSKLITVAVRRVNITNPNEENLMDYFKGTDIKLLPNSAGCTTAEDAITLFRMVREATGLDLIKLEVIGDTAKTLYPDVMETLKACEVLARDGFTIMTYTNDDPIMAKRLENAGSAAVMPLASPIGSGLGIQNRYNVLFIKEAVNIPVIVDAGIGCASDAAIAMEIGADGVLTNTAIAQAKNPIVMAEAMKYAVLAGRASYLAGRIAKKPFATASSPTEGLIEFQPKA; from the coding sequence ATGAACGACATTCTTAAAGTTGGAAATATCGAATTTGCAAGCCGTTTGATCGTCGGAAGCGGTAAATACCCTGACTTTCAAACCACCAAAGATGCAACACTTGCCAGTGGCTCAAAACTCATCACCGTCGCAGTACGTCGTGTCAACATTACCAATCCGAACGAAGAAAATCTCATGGACTACTTCAAAGGGACTGACATTAAACTGCTCCCAAACTCCGCAGGCTGCACCACGGCAGAAGATGCCATTACGCTTTTCAGAATGGTGAGAGAAGCAACAGGGCTTGATCTGATCAAACTCGAAGTTATCGGCGATACCGCAAAAACCCTCTACCCCGATGTCATGGAAACCCTTAAAGCGTGTGAAGTTTTGGCACGAGATGGTTTTACCATCATGACCTACACCAATGATGACCCGATTATGGCAAAGCGTCTTGAGAACGCTGGAAGTGCCGCAGTGATGCCTTTGGCTTCTCCGATTGGCAGTGGGCTAGGCATTCAAAATCGTTACAACGTTCTGTTTATTAAAGAAGCGGTCAATATTCCTGTTATCGTTGATGCAGGTATCGGCTGTGCGAGTGACGCGGCGATTGCGATGGAAATAGGTGCCGATGGCGTACTAACCAACACGGCGATTGCGCAAGCGAAGAACCCTATTGTGATGGCTGAAGCGATGAAATATGCTGTCCTTGCGGGACGTGCGAGTTACCTTGCGGGAAGAATCGCCAAAAAGCCTTTTGCCACCGCAAGTTCACCCACAGAAGGACTGATCGAATTCCAGCCAAAAGCTTAA
- a CDS encoding helix-turn-helix domain-containing protein: MIEELVVITKSDLANLIKNAVKQVFLEQKLDKYANRQKFAPKEAAEFTGRKESYIRMLIRDGKIPFAKEGKPVILFRKDLLPLKK, encoded by the coding sequence ATGATCGAAGAACTAGTTGTAATCACTAAATCAGATCTTGCAAATCTAATTAAAAATGCAGTCAAACAAGTTTTTTTAGAGCAAAAGCTTGATAAGTACGCTAATCGTCAAAAATTTGCGCCAAAAGAGGCGGCAGAGTTTACAGGGCGAAAAGAATCGTATATTCGTATGTTAATTCGAGATGGTAAAATTCCATTCGCCAAAGAAGGGAAACCTGTTATTTTGTTTCGTAAAGATCTTCTTCCTCTCAAAAAATAG
- the istA gene encoding IS21 family transposase, translating into MIKKFLAEGFSKSAIARKLGISRETVRRYANLPDDYVPHINRPPVINSVDPYLPHIAKMLEMAEQQKSEIPLTVIYEEIKKLGYDGSLRWLQQVIGRYELRARAKSDEPIIRFETKPAQQMQVDWVEFPKDNLSAFVATMGYSRASYVEYVNNEKIETLIGCHMNAFAYFGGVPRDCLYDNMKTVILSRNDYGKGDHRFNPLFADFAKHCGFSIKVCKPYRAKTKGKVERFNHYLRYNFHNGLRVRLAMKHYTLTLDNANAEVLKWLDNTANKRIHQTTLQMPFELLAQEQLQLLPVPKAYQGIHPKALIESVAKKYSPINSHKDLEKLYIPNRDIQCYDEFIPMVANIILPVGFYGGALWS; encoded by the coding sequence ATGATAAAGAAGTTTTTAGCTGAGGGTTTTAGTAAAAGTGCCATTGCACGAAAGTTAGGTATTTCAAGAGAAACTGTAAGGCGCTATGCCAATCTTCCTGATGATTATGTTCCCCATATTAATCGACCTCCCGTCATCAATAGTGTTGATCCCTACCTTCCCCATATTGCAAAGATGCTAGAGATGGCAGAGCAACAGAAAAGTGAAATACCCTTAACCGTCATTTATGAAGAGATCAAGAAGCTTGGATACGATGGAAGTTTACGTTGGCTACAGCAAGTCATTGGGCGTTATGAGCTTAGAGCTCGGGCAAAGAGTGATGAACCTATTATACGCTTTGAAACCAAACCCGCCCAGCAAATGCAGGTCGATTGGGTAGAGTTTCCCAAAGATAATTTATCCGCCTTTGTGGCGACGATGGGTTACTCTAGGGCATCTTATGTGGAATATGTTAATAATGAGAAGATTGAGACCTTGATAGGGTGCCATATGAACGCTTTTGCCTACTTTGGTGGTGTTCCTAGGGACTGTCTCTATGACAATATGAAAACGGTTATATTGTCGCGCAATGACTATGGTAAAGGTGATCATAGATTCAATCCCTTGTTTGCTGACTTTGCTAAACATTGTGGATTTAGTATCAAAGTATGTAAACCATATCGTGCTAAGACCAAAGGAAAAGTAGAGAGATTTAACCATTATCTGCGGTATAACTTTCATAATGGATTGAGAGTGAGACTAGCGATGAAACATTACACATTAACGCTTGATAATGCAAATGCGGAAGTTCTAAAATGGTTGGACAATACCGCCAATAAACGCATCCACCAAACGACATTACAGATGCCATTTGAGTTGTTAGCACAGGAGCAGTTACAGCTACTTCCTGTGCCTAAAGCCTATCAAGGAATCCACCCTAAAGCTTTGATTGAAAGTGTAGCTAAAAAATATTCTCCAATCAATTCTCACAAAGACTTGGAAAAATTGTATATCCCCAATAGAGACATTCAATGTTACGATGAGTTTATACCCATGGTTGCAAATATCATCCTTCCTGTTGGATTTTATGGTGGTGCATTATGGAGTTAG
- a CDS encoding ATP-binding protein: MELDTSIDELCKELKLSIIGEKYHDIASMAAKENWQYTQFLEEVLRVEVDNRLGRSKNMLTKLAGFPVIKTLEQFDYTFSVGVNRKQIEELSSLIFVKKHENIILLGESGVGKTHLAIALALKAVQHRYKVRFTTISELLSSANRAKKEKKYG; the protein is encoded by the coding sequence ATGGAGTTAGATACGTCTATCGATGAGTTATGTAAAGAGCTCAAGCTCTCTATCATAGGCGAAAAATATCATGATATTGCCAGTATGGCAGCTAAAGAGAATTGGCAATATACACAGTTCTTAGAGGAGGTATTACGAGTGGAAGTAGATAATAGACTAGGAAGGTCTAAAAATATGCTGACCAAACTTGCAGGATTCCCCGTTATTAAGACATTAGAGCAGTTTGATTACACTTTCTCCGTTGGTGTGAACCGTAAACAGATTGAAGAACTCTCAAGCCTAATATTTGTTAAAAAGCATGAGAACATCATCCTCTTAGGAGAAAGTGGTGTGGGTAAAACACATCTTGCTATTGCGCTAGCATTAAAAGCGGTGCAACATCGCTATAAGGTAAGATTTACCACCATTAGTGAGCTTTTAAGTAGTGCCAATAGAGCTAAAAAAGAGAAAAAATATGGATAG
- a CDS encoding ATP-binding protein: MSKEEANHFFQIISKRYEKSSTIFTSNLVFSKWVQVFAGDKIVTTAILDRVLHHSHIINIQGDSYRLKEKKQTGVLHSEIYKFEAKSSNIEGQNKEVV; encoded by the coding sequence ATGAGCAAAGAAGAAGCCAATCACTTCTTTCAAATTATTTCTAAACGCTATGAAAAAAGCTCCACCATCTTTACATCCAATTTAGTATTCAGTAAATGGGTTCAAGTGTTTGCAGGGGATAAAATAGTCACTACTGCCATATTAGATCGGGTATTACATCACTCACATATCATCAATATTCAAGGAGATAGCTACCGACTTAAAGAGAAGAAACAAACAGGAGTTTTACACTCAGAAATCTATAAGTTTGAAGCTAAATCTTCAAACATAGAAGGTCAAAATAAAGAGGTGGTTTAA
- a CDS encoding OprD family porin, with product MTKIAKLSLVVSMVLVTSTCADTLEEAFKASKVTGEIKAEYADSNFLGKASSDNVSAVGGSLGIVTGQYYGLKAGVTFQTSHLLDIDNEGSVFKDDLDAQGSVLSEAYLDYKISNTSLKVGRQYIYTPLVSTSVDGQPSESLLKDSFEAYMVTNSDLPNDLPNTTLMAGYISKYQNQTDGDGNTGEFVKDQVQDGAYTVHVKNKSIENLTLQAQYLGINGYTSGSDKDVLYFQADYVLAKHTLSAQYISSTDKSLGSTLKDGQAWGVKATGPLGLGQLGYVTAFTSSMDDGEVYAGLGKGTSDLLFTAMPVNGAGVAQRGNADTIVGGIMVPIAGVTFVPYAGKSFCNPNSINSSSLMGDVTGTGLIVIYPYNKNFFIKANYEHVTTENTYPGVLPNGYLNDKATDVAKVYLSYKF from the coding sequence ATGACTAAAATTGCAAAGTTAAGCTTGGTGGTTTCTATGGTGCTTGTAACTTCGACGTGTGCAGATACTTTAGAAGAAGCATTTAAAGCTTCCAAAGTAACAGGTGAAATCAAAGCTGAATACGCGGATTCAAATTTTCTTGGCAAAGCAAGTTCTGATAACGTGAGCGCAGTTGGTGGAAGCTTAGGTATAGTGACAGGGCAATATTATGGCTTGAAAGCGGGTGTAACATTTCAGACATCCCATTTACTCGATATTGACAATGAGGGTAGTGTCTTTAAAGATGATTTGGATGCTCAAGGTTCTGTTTTATCTGAGGCGTATCTTGATTATAAAATTTCAAATACAAGTTTAAAAGTTGGTAGACAATATATCTATACACCACTTGTTAGTACTTCTGTGGATGGACAGCCTTCTGAATCTCTTTTAAAAGACTCCTTTGAAGCCTATATGGTAACTAATTCTGACCTCCCAAATGACCTCCCAAATACAACATTAATGGCAGGATATATCTCTAAATATCAAAATCAAACAGATGGTGATGGGAATACTGGAGAATTTGTAAAAGATCAAGTTCAAGATGGTGCTTATACCGTACATGTTAAAAATAAATCTATTGAGAATTTGACACTTCAAGCTCAATATCTTGGAATCAATGGATATACATCAGGTTCTGATAAAGATGTACTCTATTTTCAAGCTGATTATGTGCTAGCAAAGCATACTCTCTCTGCTCAATATATTTCTTCAACAGATAAATCACTAGGTTCTACTCTCAAAGATGGACAAGCATGGGGTGTAAAAGCAACAGGACCTCTTGGACTTGGTCAGTTGGGTTATGTAACGGCTTTTACATCTAGTATGGATGATGGAGAGGTTTATGCAGGCCTTGGGAAAGGGACAAGTGACTTACTCTTTACAGCGATGCCGGTTAATGGTGCTGGAGTAGCGCAACGAGGCAATGCTGATACTATCGTTGGTGGAATTATGGTTCCAATCGCTGGTGTGACATTTGTACCGTATGCTGGAAAATCTTTTTGTAATCCAAATTCTATCAATAGCAGTAGCCTAATGGGCGATGTGACAGGAACGGGTTTAATCGTTATATACCCATACAATAAAAATTTCTTTATCAAAGCAAATTATGAGCATGTAACGACAGAAAACACTTATCCAGGAGTGCTTCCTAACGGATATCTTAATGATAAAGCTACTGATGTGGCAAAAGTATATTTATCGTATAAATTCTAA
- a CDS encoding 2-hydroxyacyl-CoA dehydratase family protein, whose product MKTQFSSHILDEFKEAATSLHNPAMDEWIKNGGKILGCMYHYIPEELITAAGLMPYRMRATGSEGTEYSESDFSEINCSFVRCQAKRRTGQFIV is encoded by the coding sequence GTGAAAACACAATTTAGTTCACACATTTTAGATGAATTCAAAGAGGCAGCAACTTCTTTGCATAATCCTGCTATGGACGAATGGATAAAGAATGGCGGTAAGATACTCGGCTGTATGTATCACTACATTCCAGAAGAGCTTATTACTGCTGCAGGTTTGATGCCTTATCGTATGAGAGCGACAGGAAGTGAAGGTACAGAATATTCTGAATCTGATTTTTCAGAGATAAACTGTAGTTTTGTACGTTGTCAAGCGAAGCGCAGAACTGGTCAGTTTATAGTGTAA
- the istA gene encoding IS21 family transposase, with translation MIKKFLAEGFSKSAIARKLGISRETVRRYANLPDDYIPHINRPPVINSVDPYLPHIAKMLETAEQQKSEIPLTVIYEEIKKLGYDGSLRWLQQVILRYELRARAKLDEPIIRFETKPAQQMQVDWVEFPKDNLSAFVATMGYSRASYVEYVNNEKIETLIGCHMNAFAYFGGVPRDCLYDNMKTVILSRNDYGKGDHRFNPLFADFAKHCGFSIKVCKPYRAKTKGKVERFNHYLRYNFHNGLRVRLAMKHYTLTLDNANAEVLKWLDNTANKRIHQTTLQMPFELLAQEQLQLLPVPKAYQGIHPKALIESVAKKYSPINSHKDLEKLYIPNRDIQCYDEFIPMVANIILPVGFYGGALWS, from the coding sequence ATGATAAAGAAGTTTTTAGCTGAGGGTTTTAGTAAAAGTGCCATTGCACGAAAGTTAGGTATTTCAAGAGAAACTGTAAGGCGCTATGCCAATCTTCCAGATGATTATATTCCCCATATCAATAGACCTCCTGTGATTAACAGTGTTGATCCTTATTTGCCACATATCGCCAAGATGTTAGAGACGGCAGAGCAGCAGAAAAGTGAAATACCCTTAACCGTCATTTATGAAGAGATTAAGAAGCTTGGATATGATGGAAGTCTAAGGTGGCTTCAACAAGTCATACTAAGATATGAGCTTAGAGCTCGAGCCAAATTAGATGAGCCTATTATACGCTTTGAAACCAAACCAGCCCAGCAGATGCAAGTTGACTGGGTAGAGTTTCCCAAAGATAATTTATCCGCCTTTGTGGCGACGATGGGTTACTCTAGGGCATCTTATGTGGAATATGTTAATAATGAGAAGATTGAGACCTTGATAGGGTGCCATATGAACGCTTTTGCCTACTTTGGTGGTGTTCCTAGGGACTGTCTCTATGACAATATGAAAACGGTTATATTGTCGCGCAATGACTATGGTAAAGGTGATCATAGATTCAATCCCTTGTTTGCTGACTTTGCTAAACATTGTGGATTTAGTATCAAAGTATGTAAACCATATCGTGCTAAGACCAAAGGAAAAGTAGAGAGATTTAACCATTATCTGCGGTATAACTTTCATAATGGATTGAGAGTGAGACTAGCGATGAAACATTACACATTAACGCTTGATAATGCAAATGCGGAAGTTCTAAAATGGTTGGACAATACCGCCAATAAACGCATCCACCAAACGACATTACAGATGCCATTTGAGTTGTTAGCACAGGAGCAGTTACAGCTACTTCCTGTGCCTAAAGCCTATCAAGGAATCCACCCTAAAGCTTTGATTGAAAGTGTAGCTAAAAAATATTCTCCAATCAATTCTCACAAAGACTTGGAAAAATTGTATATCCCCAATAGAGACATTCAATGTTACGATGAGTTTATACCCATGGTTGCAAATATCATCCTTCCTGTTGGATTTTATGGTGGTGCATTATGGAGTTAG
- a CDS encoding electron transfer flavoprotein subunit beta/FixA family protein, with protein MVAGEDDPAALDAAKTMAEGSETEIVGITIGDGDASWILARGVQETFSVADVPNLTDQATIGKILASVVKRTKDIDVIVIGDPKSYSGVPVSLAGSLGWPSIMELTSAKIEGDKIIATRHVGSEEQTITISTPVVLGFVAKSEEKRTPGMKEMLMARKRPINKILLSDLNIIVDDRIDSRGSRAPEVKYAHLFEGNPSDSAAQLIDALRKEGVL; from the coding sequence ATGGTTGCTGGAGAAGATGACCCAGCAGCTCTTGATGCTGCGAAAACTATGGCAGAAGGTTCAGAAACTGAAATTGTTGGTATAACTATTGGTGATGGAGATGCAAGTTGGATCCTTGCGCGTGGTGTTCAAGAAACTTTTAGCGTAGCAGATGTTCCTAATTTAACAGACCAAGCTACTATTGGTAAAATTTTGGCATCCGTAGTTAAAAGAACTAAAGATATTGATGTAATTGTTATAGGGGATCCTAAGTCTTATTCTGGTGTTCCAGTATCATTAGCTGGTTCACTTGGTTGGCCATCAATTATGGAGCTTACGAGTGCAAAAATAGAAGGGGATAAGATTATTGCTACTAGACATGTAGGAAGTGAAGAGCAAACTATCACTATCAGTACGCCAGTAGTTTTAGGATTTGTTGCTAAATCAGAAGAAAAGAGAACGCCAGGGATGAAAGAAATGTTGATGGCGCGGAAACGACCCATAAATAAAATTTTACTTTCTGATTTAAATATAATAGTTGATGATAGGATTGATTCTCGTGGTAGTCGTGCACCTGAAGTAAAATATGCACATTTATTCGAAGGTAATCCATCTGATTCTGCTGCTCAATTAATTGATGCATTACGGAAAGAAGGAGTATTGTAA